TTAGGCTTTTTTTTATAATTCACGACTATCATCCTTAATTTCTTTCATTTTTCTCTTTAGCAGATTGGCGTTTCAGCAACTTTGTAATCATTGTAACAATCGCCGCTACAATAGCAGCAAAGACAGGCAACAAAATCTTAATAGCTAAATATGAGTGTCCACCATTATTTACGCCAGCTATTTCTCTGTTCGCGCTGTCCTTTTTTTTTACCGCCGGAGTACCGTTCAACCTCAAGTAATCAAGTTTCAAGTCGCCGGGCTGGTTTTCATATATTTCTATACTTGACTCATCTGGCAAGGCCAAAGATAAGTCTGCTTCCCTCATATTTTTGCTCGCCGGCAAATTGACTTTGTATTCTTCCCCGTTTAATATCAAATGCAATTCAGAACCTTTCGGGCTAATATAACAGATTTCCATCTTGTTTCCACCACGCACGCCAGAGAAACACAGCTTATTTCCCGCACCAGCCAAGCCCGTAACCATTTTGCAGCCAGATGCCCCTTGAGAATCAACTACCTTAGCATCTCCAACAAGTTGCGCCCATTCAGCCTCAAGTCGATCATTTAGCGCAATCTTGTCCAGCAAAAGCTCTCCTGCATTACACTTGATTTCCAACTCACTGTTTTCTGCTAGAATCAAAGGTATACCATAGCCCCGATAAGTTGAAGTTGCCGGCAAAACCACCTTACCTTTAGAACGATCGCCTGATTTCAGCTCAATTTCAACCTTTACGTCTGCCTTATAGGTCAAAACAAGTTGCTGGGCCATTTTGCATTTATCAAAAAATATACTTTGGCCCTTGGAAAGCCGGACCGATTCGCCTTGGCTTGCCGTCTTATCACTTACAATATCATTTTCGCTTTCCGCAGCCTGTTCCGCTTCTTCCCCGTTTTGAGCCGGATATTGCATAGCCCAGTCAAGCACCGTAAGCGGTTTTCCTTCCTCTTTAAAAAGGTTGTAGCCAAAATACATTATGCCGCGTACAAAAGGATAATTGCGGCGATAAAAATCTACCGTCCCTTTCATAGCGGCTTCTTTGGCTGCCCTGTCCAAAACCAATCCGGCTGTCTGATCGGGCCAAACACCTTTGTTGTATTCCAAAGTATGGAATCCGCACTCAACTACCAAATTAGGCTTATTGGGATAATCCTTCAAAAAGCGATCCATAGTTCCTTTTAGGCTTGCTAAATTGAACACATTTTCTGCGCCTTCCGAAACAGACGGCAATTTCTTCCCGGCAGGATATGCGTAGTTATTAATAAAATAGCCATCCGCATGTGCGGATACATAAGACGGTATCTCAAAGGAATCGTCCCAACCGTAAAAAACACTCAAATACAGTTTGGCACCGGAATTCCCTTCAGCTGCAGTTATTTCACGCATCCGCCTGATCAATTCTTCGGCATAAGTTTTCTGTCGGTCTTTACTCAAATCTGAATTCACACCACCAAGATTCGCTTGAACGACAGGATCATCAATGGGCATATTAAGCGCATAATACAAAACAGTTCCCCTATTTTCCTTCTTACAGGTGAAACGAATCAGATCTTCGTGCCTTTTTATTATTTTACCGACATCGTCTTTGGAAAAAGCGAATGTTTTGTCATAACCTTCAATTCTCACCACAATTTTTATATCAAGCTTGTTCAAAAGGTCAAACAACGCGCTTCGGTAGGCCGGATCATAACTTTCCAAACCGTAAACCGTAATCGTGTTAAGATGATAAGTATTTTTCGCCCGACTCAATTCACGGTTTAACCAAGCCGCATAATCCGCGCGATTTTCCAAAACGAAAGTGGCACCACAGACAAATTCATCTGCATTTACCTGTTGCCTATACGGTGTCATAACTAAAGCTGAAACATAATTATTTTCTGTAAAAATCATTGCCATAATCAACACAAGTAATATAATTTTTTTCATATTACGCCCCTCTCCTTTGAGATAACAGGGTTTACTGTCATACGTTTCGATTATAGATAGTGTGAATATGCTTAACAATTATTAAAATCGCTCAGTTATTCTCAAATATTGACATTGCGACAGAGTTATTGGGATAGTTAGTGAGAGAGCTACAGTTGGGCCATTATTTTAGGGAATTTATAATACTAACCCAATTTTTTAAATACTGACTTCACTTGCGAGAAATTAAAAATCATATATTTAGAAACATACAAATTATATTAACTTTGATTAGGCTACGTCATTCGTCCTATGCCTCACCGCATACACTTATATAATTATTTCTGAACGATGCTTGATTTACAATATTGACCCGGGGACACACCGTTAATCTGTTTGAACAATCTGTTAAAGGTTTTAACATTATTTATCCCTACCGTCTCACTAATTTCGACTATGGTCATGTCGCTGCCGGCCAGCAAAAGGTCGCGAGCCTTATTGATACGATAGGTGTTGAGATAGCTTAAAAATGTCTGACCAGAATACTTCTTGAAAAATCGGGCAAAATAGCCCGGACTGAAGTTGAATGCTTCAGCGGCCTGCTGCAAGCTGAGAGGTTTTTTGTAATTTTCTTCAATATAAGCAAAAAAATCATCCAACTTAATAATCATGTCTAAATTTTCCGTCTTTATGTTTTTACTCCCGGCAGGTTCTACGTAATTACATAGATAAAATATCAAGTCAAATATTCTTGCTCGCACCGCTAGATCCCAGGCAAATACATCAGGATATCGCAATTCTTCAAGCTCGTCGATCAACGTCCGGACGCGCTTATAGTCGGCTGTGCTCCATTCGCGGCTTGAATAAGGAATGTTAATAAGTTTTTTGTGCAATTCCTGCGCATTTACACCAAGAAAATTGTCACCTTTTTCGAACAATTTATAACCGAAAAGAATAACTAAGCGTTCGTTGCATTCGCTTGCCATGTAAAGATGACTGCTGCCGTCAGGAATAATTACAATATCTCCTTCCGTAACTTCATAAGGCTTGTTGTCAATAATCATATTGACTCTGCCTTTTTTGCACAAAATAAGTTCAACTTCCCTGTGCCAATGATAAGGAACATAGCTACCTAATGTGTCATAAAATAGGCAGTACGGTATTGATTTCTTGTTTTGATGCAACTGAAAGCTAGAGTTTTTGGCCATGGCTGTACCTTTAAACTTAATTTGCTATATTCCTTTCATCCGGTAATTCGGCATTGACTTAAAGCATATCACATATCCCGGCAACCTTAATTCTATACCATTACAACAAATGTACAAGCGGCCTAGATATAATAGCGCAGCAACATATATTACAAATAGTGCGTAATACCTCGCGCAATATCTCATGCTCAATAATGTTACCCCGTAAAGATAAATTCACCGATTTCGAGTGCCTTCCCGCAGAGATGACGGTGAAATGTCAAGATACTTGCGAAAAACGGCGGAAAAATATTTATAGTCACTGAACCCGGTAAGTTCGGCTATTTCGTAGACGCGCATATCTGTGTTGCGCAGCAAGTGCAAGGCTACGCTGATACGGTAACGATTCAGGTAATCATTAACTGTGTAGCCGGTATCTTTTTTGAAAAGGCGGTTAATATATGTGTCTGAGATATTGAACTCTCGGCATAGATCATTTAAACCGCACGGTTTCATATAATTCTTGGAAATATACAAAATAATTTGCTTGACCAGTTTATTTCGCGCTTCATGTTCAACCGGCAGCAAATCCGGGATCGGGTTAGTGTCTACGGCCGCCAACTTCATCTCCGCTGCCCGTTGTAGGTCAAGACCGGACACAATTTTGGCCAGCAAATCCGAGAGTTCCTGATGGTCGATCGGCTTGAGCAAATAATCGGCGACCCCTAGCTTAATTGCTTGGCGAGCATATTCAAATTCAGAATAACCGGTCAGGATAATCGCGGCAAAGCAGCGATTTTCTTCCCGTGCCAAGCGTAGCATTTCCACGCCGCTCAAGTGGGGCATACGAATGTCGGTAACTACTATATCGGGGTTTTCGCTTCTGATTAAATCTAAGCCTTCTTTCCCGTTGCCAGCTTCACCGACAACTATGCAGTTGTGCAAAGCCCAGTTTTGCGTAAACACTATGCCCTTGCGAATAATTTTTTCGTCTTCCACC
This is a stretch of genomic DNA from Mageeibacillus indolicus UPII9-5. It encodes these proteins:
- a CDS encoding AraC family transcriptional regulator, yielding MAKNSSFQLHQNKKSIPYCLFYDTLGSYVPYHWHREVELILCKKGRVNMIIDNKPYEVTEGDIVIIPDGSSHLYMASECNERLVILFGYKLFEKGDNFLGVNAQELHKKLINIPYSSREWSTADYKRVRTLIDELEELRYPDVFAWDLAVRARIFDLIFYLCNYVEPAGSKNIKTENLDMIIKLDDFFAYIEENYKKPLSLQQAAEAFNFSPGYFARFFKKYSGQTFLSYLNTYRINKARDLLLAGSDMTIVEISETVGINNVKTFNRLFKQINGVSPGQYCKSSIVQK
- a CDS encoding response regulator transcription factor, which encodes MYKVIVVEDEKIIRKGIVFTQNWALHNCIVVGEAGNGKEGLDLIRSENPDIVVTDIRMPHLSGVEMLRLAREENRCFAAIILTGYSEFEYARQAIKLGVADYLLKPIDHQELSDLLAKIVSGLDLQRAAEMKLAAVDTNPIPDLLPVEHEARNKLVKQIILYISKNYMKPCGLNDLCREFNISDTYINRLFKKDTGYTVNDYLNRYRISVALHLLRNTDMRVYEIAELTGFSDYKYFSAVFRKYLDISPSSLREGTRNR